In Streptomyces sp. NBC_00569, a single genomic region encodes these proteins:
- a CDS encoding DUF4193 domain-containing protein codes for MATDYDTPRKTDDDVNEDSIEELKARRNDKSTSSVDVDEFEAAEGLELPGADLSNEELAVRVLPKQQDEFTCMSCFLVHHRSQLAREKNGQPICRDCD; via the coding sequence ATGGCAACGGATTACGACACCCCACGCAAGACCGACGATGATGTCAACGAGGACAGCATCGAGGAGCTCAAGGCTCGGCGGAACGACAAGTCGACCTCGTCGGTCGACGTCGACGAGTTCGAGGCTGCCGAAGGCCTGGAGCTCCCGGGAGCCGACCTCTCGAACGAGGAGCTGGCCGTCCGGGTCCTGCCCAAGCAGCAGGACGAGTTCACCTGCATGAGCTGCTTCCTGGTGCACCACAGGAGCCAGCTGGCCCGCGAGAAGAACGGCCAGCCGATCTGCCGCGACTGCGACTGA
- a CDS encoding ferrochelatase, with product MSDALDPTPFDGYDALLLLSFGGPEGPDDVVPFLENVTRGRGIPKERLKEVGQHYFLFGGVSPINEQNRALLDALRKDFADHGLDLPVHWGNRNWAPYLTDTLREMVTDGHRRILVLATSAYASYSGCRQYRENLAESLAALEAEGLEVPRVDKLRHYFNHPGFVRPMIDGVLRSLADLPDDVRDGAHIAFTTHSIPTAAADVSGPVDDHGDGGAYVKEHLDVARVIADAVREETGVDHPWQLVYQSRSGAPHIPWLEPDICDHLEELHGAGVPAVVMAPIGFVSDHMEVLYDLDTEATAKAAELGLPVRRSATVGADPRFAAAVRDLVLERTAAERGRAVTPCALGALGASHNLCPVGCCPSRAPKPAAAGADSPYA from the coding sequence ATGTCCGATGCGCTCGATCCCACGCCCTTCGACGGCTACGACGCCCTGCTGCTGCTCTCGTTCGGAGGCCCCGAAGGCCCGGACGACGTGGTCCCGTTCCTGGAGAACGTGACGCGTGGCCGGGGAATCCCCAAGGAGCGGCTCAAGGAGGTGGGGCAGCACTACTTCCTGTTCGGCGGGGTCAGCCCCATCAACGAGCAGAACCGCGCCCTGCTGGACGCGCTCCGCAAGGACTTCGCGGACCACGGCCTCGACCTGCCCGTCCACTGGGGCAACCGGAACTGGGCGCCGTACCTGACGGACACCCTCCGCGAGATGGTCACCGACGGCCACCGGCGCATCCTCGTCCTCGCGACCAGCGCGTACGCGTCGTACTCGGGCTGCCGTCAGTACCGCGAGAATCTCGCGGAGTCCCTCGCCGCCCTGGAAGCGGAGGGGCTCGAAGTGCCGCGCGTCGACAAGCTGCGGCACTACTTCAACCACCCGGGCTTCGTGCGCCCCATGATCGACGGTGTCCTGAGGTCGCTCGCCGACCTCCCCGACGACGTGCGGGACGGCGCCCACATCGCGTTCACGACGCACTCCATCCCGACCGCGGCCGCCGACGTCTCCGGGCCGGTCGACGACCACGGCGACGGCGGTGCCTACGTGAAGGAGCACCTGGACGTCGCGCGCGTGATCGCCGACGCGGTCCGTGAGGAGACCGGGGTCGACCACCCCTGGCAGCTCGTCTACCAGTCGCGGTCCGGCGCCCCGCACATCCCGTGGCTGGAGCCCGACATCTGCGACCACCTCGAGGAGCTTCACGGCGCCGGTGTGCCGGCCGTCGTGATGGCGCCCATCGGGTTCGTCTCCGACCACATGGAGGTCCTCTACGACCTCGACACCGAGGCCACGGCCAAGGCCGCCGAGCTCGGCCTCCCGGTGCGCCGCTCCGCCACGGTCGGCGCGGACCCCCGCTTCGCCGCCGCGGTCCGCGACCTCGTCCTCGAGCGGACCGCCGCGGAGCGCGGCCGGGCCGTCACGCCGTGCGCCCTGGGCGCGCTGGGCGCGAGCCACAACCTCTGCCCGGTGGGCTGCTGCCCCTCCCGTGCCCCCAAGCCCGCGGCCGCGGGCGCCGACAGCCCGTACGCGTAA
- a CDS encoding VOC family protein yields MTEAAARRAPGTPCWVSLMVHGMAATQEFYAALFGWEFRPGPQQLGPYVRALLDGHEVAGIGQMPPDRHLPVAWTPYLASDDVDATSESIRHCGGTVGVGPLDAGEAGRMAIASDPAGAVFGIWQAAEHLGMALTGVPGAPAWNELVTQETASVAKFYEVTFGYEEEAVVSADFDYLTLHLNGSPVASVHGVGQALPRDRGAHWMTYFEVADVDESVALVKELGGHVLKPAREGSQGRLATVADPEGAVFTLVRSAPREADERP; encoded by the coding sequence ATGACCGAGGCAGCAGCCAGGCGCGCGCCGGGCACCCCCTGCTGGGTGAGTCTCATGGTGCACGGCATGGCGGCGACCCAGGAGTTCTACGCGGCTCTGTTCGGCTGGGAGTTCCGGCCGGGACCGCAGCAGCTCGGCCCCTACGTGCGGGCCCTGCTCGACGGTCATGAGGTGGCCGGGATCGGGCAGATGCCGCCCGACCGCCACCTGCCCGTCGCCTGGACCCCGTACCTCGCCTCGGACGACGTGGACGCCACGTCCGAGAGCATTCGCCACTGCGGCGGCACCGTCGGCGTCGGACCCCTCGACGCCGGTGAGGCGGGACGGATGGCCATCGCGTCGGACCCGGCGGGCGCGGTGTTCGGCATCTGGCAGGCGGCCGAGCACCTGGGGATGGCGCTCACCGGGGTACCGGGGGCGCCGGCGTGGAACGAGCTGGTGACCCAGGAGACGGCGAGCGTCGCCAAGTTCTACGAGGTGACCTTCGGCTACGAGGAGGAGGCCGTCGTCTCCGCCGACTTCGACTATCTGACCCTGCACCTGAACGGCAGCCCGGTGGCGTCGGTGCACGGCGTGGGCCAGGCGCTCCCGCGCGACCGGGGCGCGCACTGGATGACGTACTTCGAGGTGGCGGACGTCGACGAGTCGGTGGCCCTGGTCAAGGAGCTCGGCGGCCACGTCCTGAAGCCCGCGCGCGAGGGCTCCCAGGGCCGTCTGGCGACGGTCGCGGACCCGGAGGGCGCGGTGTTCACCCTCGTACGGTCGGCGCCGCGCGAGGCGGACGAGAGGCCCTAG
- a CDS encoding inositol monophosphatase family protein, with protein MTDLKAELLEVALEAAARAGTFLRDGRPADLGVAATKTSAVDVVTEMDIASEKLITGFLAERRPDDGVLGEEGASTEGSSGITWVIDPIDGTVNYLYGRPEWSVSIAARQGDETLVGVVAAPLRGETYRAVLGQGAFVNDRPAHARVAPPFEQALVGTGFGYLAARRAHQADVVRELVPHVRDIRRGGSAAIDLCDVAVGRLDAYYERGLNPWDLAAGDLIAREAGALTGGRPGEVPSGELTIAAPPGLFEQLQSRLEELGAWHD; from the coding sequence GTGACAGACCTGAAGGCCGAACTCCTCGAGGTCGCCCTGGAGGCCGCCGCCCGCGCCGGGACCTTCCTGCGCGACGGCCGGCCCGCCGACCTCGGCGTCGCCGCCACCAAGACCAGCGCCGTGGACGTCGTCACGGAGATGGACATCGCCTCCGAGAAGCTGATCACCGGTTTCCTCGCCGAGCGCAGGCCGGACGACGGCGTCCTGGGCGAGGAAGGCGCGAGCACCGAGGGCAGCAGCGGGATCACCTGGGTGATCGACCCCATCGACGGAACGGTCAACTACCTGTACGGGCGCCCCGAATGGTCGGTCTCGATCGCCGCCCGCCAGGGCGACGAGACCCTCGTCGGGGTCGTCGCGGCGCCCCTGCGCGGCGAGACCTACCGCGCGGTCCTCGGCCAGGGCGCGTTCGTGAACGACCGCCCGGCCCACGCGCGCGTGGCGCCCCCCTTCGAGCAGGCACTCGTCGGCACGGGATTCGGCTACCTCGCCGCACGCCGGGCCCACCAGGCCGATGTCGTACGGGAGTTGGTGCCCCACGTGCGCGACATCCGGCGCGGCGGTTCGGCTGCCATCGACCTGTGTGACGTCGCCGTCGGACGCCTCGACGCGTACTACGAGCGCGGCCTGAACCCCTGGGACCTGGCGGCCGGGGACCTCATCGCCAGGGAGGCGGGCGCGCTCACCGGCGGACGCCCCGGTGAGGTGCCGTCCGGCGAGCTGACGATCGCGGCGCCGCCCGGACTCTTCGAGCAGCTCCAGAGCCGCCTTGAGGAGCTCGGGGCCTGGCACGACTGA
- a CDS encoding sensor histidine kinase — MASTPAPPAAPPKPTWDPRKAEPPYPWLRPTIRIRLTLLYGGMFLIAGIVLLSIIYLLAAQALNVGSDLPFTVTNGSVSSGTCRNFSGLPDHPTTGQLNSALNECVNEMRQHALDNLLSRSLLALLGLAVIAFAFGYAMAGRVLAPLGRITRTARRVAGTDLSRRIELDGPDDELKELSDTFDDMLDRLERAFTAQQRFVGNASHELRTPLAINRTLLEVHLSDPGAPMELQQLGKTLLATNERSEQLVEGLLLLARSDNQIVERKPVDLAEVATQAIDQARSEADAKGVEIRGERKEAVVQGNGVLLERIALNLVQNAVRYNVPEGGWVEVTTEAQHGQAVLVVSNTGPVVPAYEIDNLFEPFRRLRTERTGSDKGVGLGLSIARSVARAHGGRIIAEPREGGGLVMRVTLPI, encoded by the coding sequence GTGGCCTCGACACCGGCGCCACCGGCCGCGCCTCCGAAACCCACCTGGGACCCCAGAAAAGCCGAGCCGCCCTACCCGTGGCTGCGCCCGACCATCCGTATACGCCTCACCCTGCTGTACGGCGGCATGTTCCTGATCGCCGGCATCGTGCTGCTGTCGATCATCTATCTGCTCGCCGCGCAGGCGCTGAACGTCGGCAGTGACCTGCCGTTCACCGTCACGAACGGCTCGGTGAGCAGTGGTACCTGCCGTAACTTCTCGGGCCTCCCCGACCACCCCACGACGGGCCAGCTCAATTCCGCGCTGAACGAGTGCGTCAACGAGATGCGTCAGCACGCACTCGACAACCTCCTCAGTCGCTCGCTCCTCGCCCTGCTCGGCCTCGCCGTGATCGCGTTCGCCTTCGGGTACGCGATGGCGGGTCGCGTCCTGGCCCCGCTGGGCCGCATCACGCGCACCGCGCGCCGGGTGGCCGGCACGGACCTGTCGCGGCGTATCGAGCTGGACGGCCCGGACGACGAGCTGAAGGAGCTGTCCGACACCTTCGACGACATGCTCGACCGCCTGGAGAGAGCCTTCACCGCGCAGCAGCGGTTCGTCGGCAACGCGTCGCACGAGCTGCGCACCCCGCTCGCGATCAACCGCACGCTCCTGGAGGTCCATCTCTCCGATCCCGGGGCGCCGATGGAGCTCCAGCAGCTCGGCAAGACGCTGCTGGCGACGAACGAGCGCAGCGAGCAGCTCGTCGAGGGCCTGCTCCTGCTCGCCCGCAGCGACAACCAGATCGTGGAGCGCAAACCGGTCGACCTCGCCGAGGTCGCCACCCAGGCCATCGACCAGGCCCGCTCGGAGGCCGACGCGAAGGGTGTCGAGATCCGCGGCGAACGCAAGGAGGCCGTCGTCCAGGGCAACGGCGTGCTCCTGGAGCGCATCGCCCTGAACCTCGTCCAGAACGCCGTCCGGTACAACGTCCCGGAGGGCGGCTGGGTCGAGGTCACCACCGAGGCCCAGCACGGCCAGGCGGTCCTCGTGGTGTCCAATACGGGGCCCGTGGTGCCCGCGTACGAGATCGACAACCTCTTCGAACCGTTCCGGCGGCTGCGCACCGAGCGCACCGGGAGCGACAAGGGAGTGGGGCTCGGTCTGTCGATCGCCCGCTCGGTGGCACGCGCCCATGGGGGCCGTATCATCGCGGAGCCGCGTGAAGGGGGTGGGCTCGTCATGCGGGTCACCCTGCCGATCTGA
- the sepH gene encoding septation protein SepH, which translates to MPELRVVAVSNDGTRLVLKAADSTEYTLPIDERLRAAVRGDRPRLGQIEIEVESHLRPRDIQARIRAGASAEEVAQLAGIPVDRVRRFEGPVLAERAFMAERARKTPVRRPGENAGPQLGEAVQERLVLRGADRETIQWDSWRRDDGTWEVLLVYLVAGEPHSASWTYDPPRRLVQAVDDEARSLIGETDDIAAPEPSFPFVPRIARLPRDRPLDRALDRQLERPAPPAPAPEITEESPTAVSAVERDSLTSLLEAVPSYRGDIVVPERPALPAPEPVTDEPEPAEAEEPPAPAASAGAGSAYADVLMPRSVAGHRDRLTGTTDRQAEADGVRPGRRAAVPSWDEIVFGTRRKKQD; encoded by the coding sequence ATGCCCGAACTGCGTGTCGTGGCCGTCTCTAACGACGGCACACGGCTGGTGCTGAAGGCTGCGGACAGCACGGAGTACACGCTTCCGATCGATGAGCGCCTCCGGGCCGCCGTGCGCGGCGACCGTCCGCGCCTCGGCCAGATCGAGATCGAGGTGGAGAGCCATCTCCGCCCCCGCGACATCCAGGCGCGTATACGTGCCGGTGCCTCCGCCGAGGAGGTGGCCCAGCTCGCAGGCATCCCCGTCGACCGTGTCCGTCGCTTCGAGGGCCCCGTCCTCGCCGAGCGCGCCTTCATGGCCGAGCGGGCCAGGAAGACCCCCGTACGCCGCCCCGGCGAGAACGCGGGCCCCCAGCTCGGCGAGGCGGTGCAGGAGCGTCTGGTGCTGCGCGGCGCCGACAGGGAGACCATCCAGTGGGACTCCTGGCGTCGCGACGACGGCACTTGGGAAGTCCTGCTCGTCTACCTGGTCGCGGGTGAGCCGCACTCGGCGAGCTGGACGTACGACCCGCCCCGGCGGCTCGTCCAGGCCGTCGACGACGAGGCGCGCTCGCTCATCGGCGAGACCGACGACATCGCCGCGCCGGAACCCAGCTTTCCGTTCGTGCCGCGCATCGCGAGGCTGCCCCGCGACCGCCCGCTCGACCGGGCCCTCGACCGGCAGTTGGAGCGTCCCGCGCCGCCGGCCCCCGCGCCGGAGATCACCGAGGAGAGCCCGACGGCCGTCTCCGCCGTCGAGCGTGACTCGCTGACCAGCCTCCTGGAAGCCGTACCCAGTTACCGCGGCGACATCGTGGTCCCCGAGCGCCCCGCGTTGCCCGCACCCGAGCCCGTCACGGACGAGCCGGAGCCCGCCGAGGCGGAGGAGCCCCCGGCTCCCGCCGCGTCCGCGGGAGCGGGCTCCGCCTACGCGGACGTCCTCATGCCCCGCAGTGTCGCGGGACACCGGGACCGTCTCACCGGCACCACCGACCGCCAGGCCGAGGCCGACGGGGTCCGTCCCGGACGGCGCGCGGCCGTGCCGAGCTGGGACGAGATCGTCTTCGGCACCCGCCGCAAGAAGCAGGACTAG
- a CDS encoding thymidine kinase — protein sequence MPELVFFSGTMDCGKSTLALQIEHNRSSRGLKGMILTRDDRAGEGKLSSRLGLVTDAVEVADELDVYAYVVDQLSQGGRVDYVIADEAQFLAPAQIDQLARVVDDLGLDVYAFGITTDFRSKLFPGSQRLVELADRVEVLQVEALCWCGARATHNARTVGGRMVVEGAQVVVGDVDRSDDEVGYEVLCRRHHRKQLTSATAHAAALSPEVLPVASA from the coding sequence ATGCCCGAGCTCGTGTTCTTCTCCGGAACGATGGACTGCGGAAAGAGCACCCTGGCTCTCCAGATAGAGCACAACCGCTCGTCGCGCGGCCTCAAGGGCATGATCCTCACACGCGACGACCGGGCCGGTGAGGGCAAGCTCTCCTCGCGTCTGGGCCTCGTCACCGACGCCGTCGAGGTCGCCGACGAGCTCGACGTGTACGCGTACGTCGTCGACCAGCTGTCCCAGGGCGGCCGCGTGGACTACGTCATCGCGGACGAGGCGCAGTTCCTCGCGCCCGCCCAGATCGACCAGCTCGCCCGCGTCGTCGACGACCTCGGCCTCGACGTCTACGCCTTCGGCATCACGACCGACTTCCGGTCCAAGCTGTTCCCCGGTTCCCAGCGCCTGGTCGAACTCGCCGACCGCGTCGAGGTCCTCCAGGTCGAGGCCCTGTGCTGGTGCGGCGCCCGCGCCACGCACAATGCCCGCACGGTCGGCGGCCGGATGGTCGTCGAGGGCGCGCAGGTCGTCGTCGGGGACGTCGACCGGAGCGACGACGAGGTCGGCTACGAGGTCCTGTGCCGACGTCACCACCGCAAGCAGCTGACAAGCGCCACGGCACACGCGGCGGCCCTGTCTCCCGAAGTGCTGCCGGTCGCTTCGGCCTGA
- a CDS encoding response regulator transcription factor, which translates to MRVLVVEDEQLLADAVATGLRREAMAVDVVYDGAAALERIGVNDYDVVVLDRDLPLVHGDDVCRKIVELGMPTRVLMLTASGDVSDRVEGLEIGADDYLPKPFAFSELIARVRALGRRTSVPLPPVLERAGIKLDPNRREVFRDGKEIQLAPKEFAVLEVLLRSEGAVVSAEQLLEKAWDENTDPFTNVVRVTVMTLRRKLGEPAVIVTVPGSGYRI; encoded by the coding sequence GTGCGCGTACTCGTCGTCGAGGACGAGCAGCTGCTCGCCGATGCGGTGGCCACCGGACTCCGCCGGGAGGCCATGGCCGTCGACGTCGTGTACGACGGTGCGGCCGCCCTCGAGCGCATCGGCGTGAACGACTACGACGTGGTCGTCCTCGACCGGGACCTCCCGCTCGTGCACGGCGACGACGTCTGCCGCAAGATCGTCGAACTGGGCATGCCGACCCGCGTCCTGATGCTGACCGCCTCCGGCGACGTCAGCGACCGCGTCGAGGGCCTCGAGATCGGCGCCGACGACTACCTGCCCAAGCCGTTCGCGTTCAGCGAGCTGATCGCCCGTGTGCGGGCGCTCGGACGCCGTACGAGCGTGCCGCTGCCGCCCGTCCTCGAACGCGCGGGCATCAAGCTCGACCCGAACCGCCGCGAGGTCTTCCGCGACGGCAAGGAGATCCAGCTCGCACCCAAGGAGTTCGCCGTCCTCGAGGTGCTGCTGCGCAGCGAGGGCGCCGTCGTCTCGGCCGAGCAGCTCCTGGAGAAGGCCTGGGACGAGAACACCGACCCCTTCACGAACGTTGTCCGGGTCACGGTCATGACCCTGCGCCGCAAGCTCGGAGAGCCCGCCGTCATCGTGACCGTGCCCGGCTCCGGATACCGGATCTGA
- a CDS encoding D-arabinono-1,4-lactone oxidase, whose amino-acid sequence MSTGNSGSETTRARQARTRNEPWRNWAGNVTARPVREVTPASVEELSAAVRAAADDGLKVKAVGTGHSFTAAAATDGVLIRPQLLTGIRNIDREAGTVTVEAGTPLKRLNLALAREGLSLTNMGDIMEQTVSGATSTGTHGTGRESASISAQIKGLELVTADGSVLSCSEKGTAEERAVFAAARIGLGALGVITAITFAVEPIFLLTAREEPMTFDRVMSDFDALYAENEHFEFYWFPHTGNCNTKRNNRSAGPEAPVSRFSSFLEDELLSNGLFQAVNSLGRAVPSTIPSIAKISSRALSARTYTDIPYKVFTSPRRVRFVEMEYAVPRAALVETLRELKSMVDRSNLRISFPVEVRTAPADDITLSTASGRESAYIAVHMYKGTPYQAYFTAAEHIFTAHEGRPHWGKVHTRDADYFSTVYPRLGEFTELRDRLDPDRLFANDYLRRVIGD is encoded by the coding sequence ATGAGCACGGGGAACTCGGGCAGCGAAACGACGCGAGCCCGGCAGGCCAGGACACGGAACGAACCGTGGCGTAACTGGGCGGGGAACGTCACCGCCCGGCCGGTCCGCGAGGTGACGCCCGCGTCGGTGGAGGAGCTCTCTGCGGCCGTCCGCGCGGCCGCCGACGACGGCCTGAAGGTGAAGGCCGTCGGTACGGGGCACTCGTTCACCGCTGCTGCGGCGACCGACGGTGTATTGATACGCCCTCAACTCTTGACCGGCATCCGCAACATTGACCGCGAGGCCGGCACCGTCACGGTGGAGGCCGGGACCCCGCTCAAGCGACTCAACCTCGCCCTGGCCCGCGAGGGCCTGTCGCTCACGAACATGGGCGACATCATGGAGCAGACGGTGTCGGGTGCCACGAGCACCGGCACGCACGGCACGGGCCGCGAATCGGCGTCGATATCCGCGCAGATCAAGGGCCTCGAACTGGTCACCGCAGACGGCTCGGTCCTTTCCTGCTCGGAGAAGGGGACCGCAGAAGAACGCGCGGTCTTCGCGGCCGCGCGGATCGGACTCGGCGCCCTGGGCGTCATCACGGCGATCACGTTCGCCGTGGAGCCGATCTTCCTGCTCACCGCCCGTGAAGAGCCGATGACCTTCGACAGGGTCATGAGCGACTTCGACGCGCTGTACGCGGAGAACGAGCACTTCGAGTTCTACTGGTTCCCGCACACCGGCAACTGCAACACCAAGCGCAACAACCGCAGCGCGGGGCCGGAAGCCCCCGTCAGCAGGTTCAGCAGCTTCCTCGAGGACGAGCTGCTGTCGAACGGCCTCTTCCAGGCGGTCAATTCACTCGGCCGCGCGGTCCCCTCGACGATCCCGTCGATCGCGAAGATCTCCAGCCGCGCACTCTCGGCCCGCACCTACACGGACATCCCTTACAAGGTCTTCACGTCCCCGCGCCGCGTCCGCTTCGTGGAGATGGAGTACGCCGTTCCGCGTGCGGCACTCGTCGAGACGCTGCGCGAGCTGAAGTCCATGGTCGATCGCTCGAACCTGCGCATCAGCTTCCCCGTCGAGGTCCGCACGGCCCCCGCGGACGACATCACGCTCTCCACGGCGTCCGGCCGGGAGAGCGCGTACATCGCCGTCCACATGTACAAGGGCACCCCGTACCAGGCCTACTTCACGGCGGCCGAGCACATCTTCACCGCGCACGAGGGCCGGCCGCATTGGGGCAAGGTGCACACGCGCGACGCGGACTACTTCTCGACGGTCTATCCGCGCCTCGGCGAGTTCACGGAGCTGCGCGACCGTCTCGACCCGGACCGCCTGTTCGCCAACGACTATCTGCGGCGGGTCATCGGCGACTGA
- a CDS encoding sulfurtransferase, with protein sequence MNAIISATELVSESAGGNPPVILDVRWQLSMAKATGAPAFDGRAAYEAGHIPGAVYVDLDADLAGPAGAAGRHPLPDVASFGAAMRRAGVSADRDVVVYDGGQGWAAARTWWMLRWTGHPSVRVLDGGLGAWEGPLETAVPSPAPGTFEPAPGAVGLLDADGAAALARSGVLLDARAAERYRGDVEPIDRVGGHIPGAVSAPTSENVAQDGRFLPVEALASRFKSLGASGDSGEVGVYCGSGVSGAHEVLALAVAGIDAALYVGSWSEWSSDESRPVATGPDPQ encoded by the coding sequence ATGAATGCCATCATCTCCGCAACCGAACTCGTGAGCGAGTCGGCGGGCGGGAACCCGCCGGTCATCCTCGACGTCCGCTGGCAGCTGAGCATGGCCAAGGCCACGGGAGCCCCGGCCTTCGACGGACGGGCCGCATACGAGGCCGGACACATCCCCGGCGCGGTCTACGTCGACCTCGACGCCGACCTCGCGGGACCGGCCGGGGCCGCCGGCCGGCATCCACTGCCGGACGTCGCGTCCTTCGGCGCCGCGATGCGGCGGGCCGGTGTGTCGGCCGACCGGGACGTGGTCGTGTACGACGGCGGACAGGGCTGGGCCGCAGCGCGCACCTGGTGGATGCTGCGCTGGACGGGTCACCCGTCCGTGCGAGTGCTCGACGGCGGTCTCGGCGCGTGGGAGGGCCCGCTGGAGACCGCGGTGCCGTCGCCCGCCCCGGGCACCTTCGAACCCGCGCCGGGCGCCGTGGGGCTCCTGGACGCGGACGGGGCGGCCGCGCTGGCACGCTCGGGGGTCCTGCTCGACGCCCGCGCCGCCGAGCGCTACCGGGGCGACGTGGAGCCGATCGACCGCGTCGGCGGCCACATCCCGGGCGCGGTGTCCGCTCCGACGTCGGAGAACGTGGCACAGGACGGCCGTTTCCTGCCCGTCGAAGCGCTCGCCTCCCGCTTCAAGTCCCTTGGCGCGTCCGGGGATTCGGGAGAGGTGGGCGTGTACTGCGGCTCCGGCGTCTCGGGTGCCCACGAAGTGCTCGCCCTCGCGGTGGCGGGCATCGACGCGGCGCTGTACGTCGGTTCGTGGTCCGAGTGGTCCTCGGACGAGTCACGCCCCGTGGCGACCGGCCCCGATCCCCAGTAG
- a CDS encoding DUF3093 domain-containing protein, translated as MELSTAPFEERLTAPRSWWLVSLLLGVACALIMLPFGTLPLLGGLVGGTAAAAVVTSSYGSVRIRVVADSLVAGDAKIPLSALGDAEILDAEGARAWRTHKADPRAFMLLRSYVPTALRVDVIDPQDPTPYVYLSTRDPQGLAKALGK; from the coding sequence ATGGAGCTCTCCACCGCACCGTTCGAAGAACGCCTCACCGCCCCCCGCTCGTGGTGGCTCGTCTCACTTCTGCTCGGCGTCGCCTGCGCCCTGATCATGCTGCCGTTCGGCACGCTGCCGCTGCTCGGGGGGCTGGTCGGCGGGACGGCCGCGGCGGCCGTGGTGACGAGTTCGTACGGCTCCGTGCGCATCCGCGTCGTGGCGGACTCACTGGTCGCCGGAGACGCGAAGATCCCTCTGTCGGCGCTGGGTGACGCGGAGATCCTGGACGCCGAGGGTGCGCGCGCCTGGCGCACGCACAAGGCCGACCCGCGCGCCTTCATGCTGCTGCGCAGCTATGTCCCGACGGCTCTGCGCGTGGACGTCATCGACCCGCAGGACCCGACCCCGTACGTGTATCTGTCGACGCGGGACCCGCAGGGGCTGGCGAAGGCGCTCGGCAAGTAG
- a CDS encoding MFS transporter — MPSPYRAIFALPGTKSFSVAGFLGRMPLSMMGIGIVTMVSQLTGRYGLAGGLSATVALSAAAIGPQISRLVDRHGQRRVLRPAALVSLVAVAGLLLCAKFEAPDWTLFVFAALIGCVPSVGSMIRARWAALYRDTPQLHTAYSFESVIDEVCFIFGPIISIGLSTAWFPEAGPLLAGCFLAAGVFWLTAQRATEPVPHPRGQHSGGSALGSRGLQVLVATFVATGTIFGAVDVVTVAFAEDEGHKAAASLVLAVYAAGSCVAGAVFGLLHFKGAPARRWLVGVCTTAVSMIPLLLVGNLPFLAVALFVAGLSIAPTMISTMALVEQHVPRAKLTEGMTWVSTGLAVGVALGSSAAGWVIDAAGAKAGYGVPAVAGAVAVAVGFLGYRRLKQPAPQRGGTNEHGELGQRNDASPAGQDTERTVA, encoded by the coding sequence TTGCCCAGCCCCTACCGCGCCATATTCGCCCTGCCCGGCACCAAGAGCTTCTCGGTCGCCGGGTTCCTGGGCCGGATGCCCCTGTCGATGATGGGCATCGGGATCGTCACGATGGTCTCCCAGCTGACCGGCCGATACGGGCTCGCGGGTGGTCTGTCCGCCACCGTGGCGCTCTCGGCGGCGGCCATCGGCCCGCAGATCTCACGCCTCGTCGACCGGCACGGGCAGCGCCGTGTGCTGCGCCCCGCCGCCCTGGTCTCGCTCGTCGCCGTCGCCGGTCTGCTGCTGTGCGCGAAGTTCGAGGCGCCGGACTGGACGCTGTTCGTCTTCGCCGCCCTGATCGGCTGCGTGCCCAGCGTCGGATCGATGATCCGGGCGCGCTGGGCGGCCCTCTACAGGGACACCCCTCAGCTGCACACCGCGTACTCCTTCGAGTCCGTCATCGACGAGGTGTGCTTCATCTTCGGGCCGATCATCTCGATCGGTCTGTCGACCGCCTGGTTCCCGGAGGCGGGGCCCCTTCTCGCGGGCTGTTTCCTCGCGGCCGGTGTCTTCTGGCTGACCGCGCAGCGCGCGACCGAGCCGGTGCCGCATCCGCGCGGACAGCACTCCGGGGGGTCCGCCCTGGGGTCGCGCGGTCTCCAGGTCCTGGTGGCGACGTTCGTGGCGACGGGCACGATCTTCGGAGCGGTGGACGTGGTGACGGTCGCGTTCGCCGAGGACGAGGGCCACAAGGCGGCGGCCAGTCTCGTGCTCGCGGTGTACGCGGCGGGGTCCTGCGTCGCGGGAGCGGTCTTCGGGCTGTTGCACTTCAAGGGGGCGCCCGCACGCCGGTGGCTGGTCGGTGTGTGCACGACGGCCGTGAGTATGATCCCCCTCCTACTGGTCGGGAACCTTCCGTTTCTGGCCGTGGCGCTCTTTGTCGCGGGCCTGTCCATCGCACCGACGATGATCTCGACGATGGCCCTCGTCGAGCAGCACGTACCACGCGCGAAACTGACCGAGGGCATGACCTGGGTGAGCACCGGACTCGCGGTCGGTGTCGCGCTCGGCTCCTCCGCGGCCGGCTGGGTGATCGACGCCGCCGGCGCGAAGGCCGGGTACGGGGTTCCGGCCGTGGCCGGCGCCGTCGCGGTGGCGGTCGGGTTCCTGGGGTACCGCCGGCTGAAGCAGCCGGCGCCGCAGCGGGGAGGAACCAATGAGCACGGGGAACTCGGGCAGCGAAACGACGCGAGCCCGGCAGGCCAGGACACGGAACGAACCGTGGCGTAA